Genomic DNA from Roseburia intestinalis L1-82:
ATTACATCACCGGACGTTTTGGATGATACTGCGGGCTGGGTCAGCCATGACATACAGAAAAAAGTGTAGAAATGTAGAGCAATCTATAACAGGAAAAGAAAGAGGGAAGTGGAAAATCATGAGAAACAGATTTGACAGACAGCTTCAGGTATTGAACGATGAATTGATTGAGATGGGAAGCCTGATCGAGCAGGCGATCGAGATGGCATGTTCGGCACTGGTCAGACAGGATGTGGAGAAAGCGCAGAAAGCGATCAGCTTTGATGAGGAGATCGACCATCAGGAGCGCGATATTGAAAGCCTCTGCATGAAATTATTATTGCAGCAGCAGCCGGTGGCAAAAGATCTCCGCCTGATCTCAGCAGCACTGAAAATGATCACGGATATGGAGCGTATCGGGGATCATGCATCCGATATTTCGGAAATGACAATCTTAATGGCGGACGCTGCTTATGAAACCGGGGATCCGATCAATCTTGACCTGATCAAGGAAATGGCAAAAGAAACAACTGACATGGTCATCAAGAGTGTGGATGCATTCGTGCAGAAAGACATGGATATGGCACACTGGGTCATCAAAGAAGATGATGTGGTGGATGATCTGTTCAACCAGTTCAAACAGCAGCTCATCAAAAAGATCAATGAGAATGTAAAAAATGGGGAGCAGGCAACGGATATGCTGATGGTTGCAAAATATTTTGAGCGTATCGGAGACCATGCGACCAATATTGCGGAGTGGGTGATCTATTCCATTACCGGACAGCATGAAAATTAAAAATAGACAAAAATAAATGGTTTCTTTGAGATTTTACATAGATTTTACATAAAGTTGACGGCGAATTTACATACTCCTTTTTATGCTAATTGCAAAATGACGAAAAATGCTGTATAAATAAATTATATGTCAAAAAAACGTAAAGAATAAGAAAAGCGGCATACAAAAGGAGATTGAGATGGATATTTTTGGAGTACTGACCCTCATTGGTGGATTGGCACTGTTCCTGTACGGAATGAATGTAATGGGTGCCGGACTGGAGAAGATGTCAGGAGGTAAATTAGAGAAGATATTAGAGACTCTGACATCAAACCCGATCAAGGCAGTGTTGCTTGGTGCAGGTGTAACCGCAGTGATCCAGTCGTCATCGGCGACGACGGTTATGGTGGTTGGTTTTGTGAACTCCGGTATTATGAAGCTGTCACAGGCAGTCGGCATCATTATGGGTGCAAATATCGGAACAACGGTAACGTCATGGCTTTTGAGCTTAAGTGGACTGCAGGGGGATAACTTTTTTATCCAGATGTTAAAACCATCCTCCTTCTCACCGATCCTTGCAATGATCGGTATCATACTTTGTATGTCGAAAAAGAGCGACAAGAAAAAAGATATCGGTGAGATCTTACTTGGATTTGCAGTATTAATGTACGGTATGGAGAGCATGAGCGGGGCGGTAGAACCGCTTGCAGATGTGCCGGAATTTACGAATATCTTAACGATGTTCCACAATCCGTTCCTTGGTGTATTGGCAGGAGCTGTACTTACTGCGATCATACAGAGTTCCTCTGCATCGGTCGGAATTTTACAGGCACTGTCTGTAACAGGAGCATTTACCTATGGCTCTGTGATCCCAATCATCATGGGACAGAATATCGGTACCTGTGTGACGGCAATGATTTCAGCAATCGGGGCAAACAGAGGTGCAAAGAGAACGGCATTCGTGCATCTTTATTTTAATGTGATCGGTACGATCCTGTTTCTGGTATTGTTTTATACAGGCAATGCGCTGATCGGATTTGAGTTTACCAATGAAGTCGTTGGAGCAGCGGGAATCGCAATGATCCACACCATATTTAATGTGTTCGCAACCCTGGTTTTACTGCCGTTTACAAAGGGATTAGAGAAGCTGGCTTACTTGACGATCCCGAAAACAGCAGAGGAACAGAATCAGAAAGAGGATGTATTTGTTATTTTAGACGACCGTTTCTTAAACAGCCCTGCATTTGCGATTGAGCAGTGCCATTCTCTTGCCAATCAGATGGCAAAGATCACACACGAAGGATTTTTAGAGGCGATGACCGTATTGGATGAGTACTCCGAAGAAAAAATCGAGGATGTCATTGCAAAAGAAAATATTGTAGATACCTATGATGATAAACTCAGTGCATACTTAACGAAGTTAAGCAGCCAGAATTTATCTTATAAAGACAGTCTGAAGGTAACATCCTTGCTTCACTGTCTGACAGATTTTGAGCGAATTTCCGACCATTCCATCAACGTGGTGGAAAATGCACAGCAGATGTATAAAGAGGGCGCTGTATTTTCCAAGAAAGCAAAGGAAGAAATGAAGATATACAGCACAGCACTCCGTGATATCTTAGAGCGTACCACAAACGCATTTGTGGATGGTGATGAGGCACTTGCGCGTACGGTAGAACCGTTAGAAGAAGTCATTGATGAGTTAAACAAGACAGTAAAGAAAAACCATATGAAGCGTCTTAGAAAAGGGAAATGTACCATTGAGCTTGGTCTTGTATTGTCAGATCTTGCAATGAACTATGAGCGTGTTGCAGACCATTGTTCGAATATCGCGGTATATATGATGCAGTTAGAGGATACCCAGTTAGAGGAACACAGTTTTACCGAGCAGCTGGATGCAGAGGAGAGCGCAGAGTTTACAAAACAGTTAAACGAGTTCGAGAAGATATATCAGATTTAAGGGCGCAAAAATGGGGATTGAGGAAAAATATGGCAACGATCTATATAGTGGAAGACGATATTAATATTCGTGAAATTGAACGTTATGCGCTCAAAAACAGCGGTTATGAAGTGGAAGAATTTGAGGGCAGCGCATCATTTTTTAAGCGTCTGGAAAAAAATATCCCATCCCTGATCCTTTTAGATATCATGCTTCCGGGGGAAGACGGACTGGATATTTTAACAAGGATCCGGGCAGACAAGGCGACTGCGGATGTCCCGGTCATTATGGTAACGGCAAAGACAAGTGAGCTTGATAAGGTAAAGGGACTTGATCTTGGAGCAGATGATTATATCACAAAGCCGTTTGGAGTCATGGAGCTGATCTCCCGTGTGAAAGCACTGCTTCGAAGAACAAGCCGCATAAATGAAGATTCACAGCTGATACATGAAGATATCCTTATGGATATGGACAAACATGCCGTTACGGTTGCAGGGCAGCTGTGTGAGCTGACATTTAAAGAATTTGAATTGTTAAAGTACCTGATGCTCAATCAGGGAATCGTTTTATCAAGAGACAAGATTATGGATCAGGTATGGGGATTTGAGTACGAAGGAGAGAGCCGTACCGTTGATATGCATATCAAAACACTGCGGCAGAAACTTGGAGCAGCAGGAGGCTGCATCAAGACCGTGCGGAATGTGGGGTACATGATCGAATGAAAAAAAGAATTAATACCGGTTTTATGTTGATTGCGGCAATCGCCATTGTGGTGACTGCCGTTTGTTCTATGTTTCTTTTTTATCAGATCCTGGAGGAACAGATATTTGATGATTTAAAGGCAAGTGCACATGTTGTCTCGGTGATCAGTCCGAATGAACTTTCGAAGGATATCACGTATTCCCTGGAAAATGACGGGCTGCGCATCACCTGCGTGGATACGGATGGCACGGTCCTGTATGACAGTATGGAAGATGCGTCTTCTATGGAGAACCATAAGGAACGCCCGGAAATTGCGGAGGCCATAAAAAATGGCGAGGGAAAATCAATCCGTGTCTCAGCTACGTCGTCAAAGCATACCTTTTATTATGCACTTAGAAAAGAAGATGGGAGCGTTGTGCGTGTTGCGAAAGAGAGCGGAAGTATTTATCATCTGGTGTCTACGATGTCAGGACTGATCTTAGCGGTCGGCCTGATGGTATTTCTGATGTGTGTATTTTATTCTTACCGTCTGACACGGAGACTCATGGCACCGATCGGGAAAATGGCAGATAATATTATCCTGGTGGATGAGACGGAAGTTTACGAGGAAATGCGCCCGTTTATTTCCATGATCAAAAAACAGCATATGGATATTTTAAATCATGCGCAGATGCGTCAGGAGTTTACAGCCAACGTTTCCCATGAATTAAAGACGCCGTTGACTGCGATCTCCGGATATGCGGAACTGATCGCAAGCGGAATGACGGGCGGGGAGGATACCGCGCATTTTGCAAATGAGATCCATAAGAGTGCAGAGCGTCTGCAGGCATTGATCAACGACATCATAAAACTGTCGGAACTGGATGACAGTGATCTGAAACTTGAATTTGAGACGGTAGATCTGCATGACCTTGGGGAGCAGTGCATTCATTCCATGCAGATGCAGGCAGATAAAAATGAGGTGACGCTGCACTTAGAGGGGGCGTCTGTTCCAATGAGCGGAAACAAGACGCTGCTTGAGGAACTGCTTTTTAACCTGTGCAGTAATGCGGTGCGCTACAACAAAAAAGGCGGCAGTGTCACGATCGTGACTACGATCGAAAATACCAGACCGGTCCTGATCGTAAAAGATACCGGTATCGGAATCCCGAAAGAACAGCAGGAACGCGTCTTTGAGCGTTTCTACCGTGTCGATAAGAGCCGGTCAAAATCCACCGGCGGCACAGGTCTGGGGCTTGCCATTGTAAAGCATATTGTCGCGCAGCATGATGCGCAGATGACGCTGACAAGTGAGGTTGGTGTGGGTACGGAGATCAAGATTGTATTTTAGTGAAAAAAGTCTAACCGAATCCTCAAATTTATGTTACAATAAAAAGATGCAAAAAATATACTATTGAGGAGCACAGCAATCATGTTTTCCATATCAGACATTAAGCAGGAAGCATATCCGGCAGCATACCGCCGGGGAAAGGAATTGTATGAGCGGGGACTCGTGCAGGAATTTTCCTATGACGTATACACGGAAGATGGCGTTCCAAAGGCAGAATTAATTGGAAGAGTAAAAGGAACAGTCGAGGATCACTACGATGTCCGGCTTGTGATAGATGAAGAATATGCGGAAGTTTCAGAGAGCCGCTGCAACTGTGAGGCGTTTTGCAACTATGAGGGCATCTGCAAGCACTGTGTTGCCGTTGCGCTTGCCTATGTGAACCGCAGACAGGCGAAAGATATCTTAAATGCAAAACTTGGAGTAAGCGAGAAGACAGAGCAGAAGAACATCCGCACGGAAAAAGAGTTAAAAACGGATACTTCATTAAAAAATCTGTTAAACCGTTATTCCATGCGTGCAGGTTCCACCTATCTTTTACCGGAAAATATTTACGGCAAGGTGGAGTTAGAGCCTTATTTCAAGATGGAATACAGTTATGCCACGGTGGAATTTAAGATTGGAATGGAGCAGAAATATGTACTCAAAAATATTTCTGCATTTTTACACTCGATTAAAATCAATGAAAAAGTCCGTTACGGTAAAAAACTGGAGTTTTATCATCATCTGGATGCATTTACGGAATCTGCAAAACGTATGATTGCATTTATGGAACAGCAGGAGATGGATAAAAGACGTCAGAGCCAGTTCCATGCATATTATGCGTATACGGGCAGTTATGAACGCACGATGGAGTTAGACAGTGTGGGGATCGACCGTTTTTTTGAGGCAGTCGGGGATATGCCGTTTGAGGCAGAGGTAGGATTTTTACCGGAGGATACCTATACATTTTCACCGGAAGAAAAGCGTCCGAAGCTGGTTATCCGTCAGGGCGGTTCCGGTATCTTTCTGATGCTGGAAGATGATTCTGTGATCATCGGTGAAAAATATTTTTATTTCTATGACGCGGATATGATCTACCGCAGTCCGGCAGGAATGAAAGAAACGGTCGGAGAATTTTTTGAATTTCTGCACCGCCAGACCGGAGGACAGACTTATATCGCTGCAGATGAGCTTGCCATGTTCTGCCGCGACCTGCTTCCATTACTGAAAAAATATTTTAAAGTGGAAAAAGAGGCAGGATTTGATGAGAGCCTTTATGTGCCGCCGAAACCTGAGTTTGAACTTTATTTAGACAGACAGGATATGAATACGGTAGGTGCAAAACTGATGGCAGCTTACGGGGATGATAAATATAATGTCCTCGAGAAGATCGCACCGGGTGAAGTGCGCGATCTCGCAGAGGAACTCCGCATCAAAAATCTTGTGGAACCGTATTTCAATGAATATGCGCTGTCCCAGACAGTCTTTGTGCTGAAGAACAATGAGGAGATGTTGTATCAGTTAGTTTCAGGTGGATTGAGAAGACTGGGTGAATTTATGACCATTTATACAACGGAAAATTTCCGCAATTTAAAGGTGGTATCTTCCCCGGCCGTTTCCGTGGGTATCTCGTTAAAAAGTGATCTTCTGGAATTAAAAATTCATTCCGATGAGATGTCACGGGAGGAACTTGCCTACCTGCTCTCAAAATATGACAGGAAAAAGAAGTATATCCGTTTGAAAAACGGCGACTTTTTAAATATTGAAGAGGACGGTTTAAGTACGTTGGCGGAAGTCAGCGAGGATCTGCGCCTGACGGAGACAAATCTCAAAAAAGGCACTTTAATTGTACCAAAATACCGCGCAATGTATCTGGACGCGGCATTAAAGAACAATCAGCTTCTCTCGATCGAGAAAAATAAAGAGTTCAAGGGCATGGTCCGCAACATGAAGACGATCGAGGACAGTGACTATGAAGTGCCGGAAGCGCTGAATTCTATTATGAGAAGTTACCAGAAGAATGGATTCCTGTGGTTAAAGACGCTGCGTGAGAATGGATTCGGCGGTATTTTAGCCGATGATATGGGACTTGGAAAGACGCTTCAGGTCATCAGCCTTTTAACGGCAGAACAGCAAGAAATGCAGGCTGGGGAAAAGGAACTGCGCCGTTCCCTGATCGTGTGTCCGGCATCTCTGGTCTACAACTGGCAGAAAGAGATCACACGCTTTGCACCACAGTTAAAAACAGTCATTGTTGCCGGAAGTGTACCGGATCGTGCGTCGATCATCCGTCACAGCAAAGAGGGAGAAATCCTTATTACTTCGTATGATCTGTTAAAACGTGATGCCGAAGTGTACCAGAAGTTTGTATTTGCGATTCAGGTCATCGATGAGGCACAGTATATCAAGAACCCGTCCACACAGGCGGCAAAAGGTGTCAAAAAGATCACTGCGGCATTCAAGCTGGCATTGACCGGAACACCGATCGAAAACAGACTCAGTGAGCTCTGGAGTATTTTTGATTATCTGATGCCGGGATTTTTGTATACCTATCAGAAGTTCCGGGAGGAGATCGAGCTTCCGATCGCTGTGAATCAGGATGCAAACAAGATGGAGCG
This window encodes:
- the phoU gene encoding phosphate signaling complex protein PhoU → MRNRFDRQLQVLNDELIEMGSLIEQAIEMACSALVRQDVEKAQKAISFDEEIDHQERDIESLCMKLLLQQQPVAKDLRLISAALKMITDMERIGDHASDISEMTILMADAAYETGDPINLDLIKEMAKETTDMVIKSVDAFVQKDMDMAHWVIKEDDVVDDLFNQFKQQLIKKINENVKNGEQATDMLMVAKYFERIGDHATNIAEWVIYSITGQHEN
- a CDS encoding response regulator transcription factor — protein: MATIYIVEDDINIREIERYALKNSGYEVEEFEGSASFFKRLEKNIPSLILLDIMLPGEDGLDILTRIRADKATADVPVIMVTAKTSELDKVKGLDLGADDYITKPFGVMELISRVKALLRRTSRINEDSQLIHEDILMDMDKHAVTVAGQLCELTFKEFELLKYLMLNQGIVLSRDKIMDQVWGFEYEGESRTVDMHIKTLRQKLGAAGGCIKTVRNVGYMIE
- a CDS encoding DEAD/DEAH box helicase: MFSISDIKQEAYPAAYRRGKELYERGLVQEFSYDVYTEDGVPKAELIGRVKGTVEDHYDVRLVIDEEYAEVSESRCNCEAFCNYEGICKHCVAVALAYVNRRQAKDILNAKLGVSEKTEQKNIRTEKELKTDTSLKNLLNRYSMRAGSTYLLPENIYGKVELEPYFKMEYSYATVEFKIGMEQKYVLKNISAFLHSIKINEKVRYGKKLEFYHHLDAFTESAKRMIAFMEQQEMDKRRQSQFHAYYAYTGSYERTMELDSVGIDRFFEAVGDMPFEAEVGFLPEDTYTFSPEEKRPKLVIRQGGSGIFLMLEDDSVIIGEKYFYFYDADMIYRSPAGMKETVGEFFEFLHRQTGGQTYIAADELAMFCRDLLPLLKKYFKVEKEAGFDESLYVPPKPEFELYLDRQDMNTVGAKLMAAYGDDKYNVLEKIAPGEVRDLAEELRIKNLVEPYFNEYALSQTVFVLKNNEEMLYQLVSGGLRRLGEFMTIYTTENFRNLKVVSSPAVSVGISLKSDLLELKIHSDEMSREELAYLLSKYDRKKKYIRLKNGDFLNIEEDGLSTLAEVSEDLRLTETNLKKGTLIVPKYRAMYLDAALKNNQLLSIEKNKEFKGMVRNMKTIEDSDYEVPEALNSIMRSYQKNGFLWLKTLRENGFGGILADDMGLGKTLQVISLLTAEQQEMQAGEKELRRSLIVCPASLVYNWQKEITRFAPQLKTVIVAGSVPDRASIIRHSKEGEILITSYDLLKRDAEVYQKFVFAIQVIDEAQYIKNPSTQAAKGVKKITAAFKLALTGTPIENRLSELWSIFDYLMPGFLYTYQKFREEIELPIAVNQDANKMERLQRMIRPFILRRLKGDVLKDLPEKIEENVFARLDGEQMQLYDAYATRMKEMLSQQNEKEFHKGRMQILSELTKLRQLCCDPGLLLEDYHGESAKTDMCMELIVNAVGAGHKILLFSQFTSMLDRLTERLKKEGIDYYLLTGSVNKEKRMQMVESFNNDDVPVFCISLKAGGTGLNLTSADIVIHYDPWWNVAVQNQATDRAHRIGQKHVVTVYKLVAEGTIEEKIIDIQERKKKLAEQVLEGEGMDSASFTKEEILELLG
- a CDS encoding Na/Pi cotransporter family protein, which produces MDIFGVLTLIGGLALFLYGMNVMGAGLEKMSGGKLEKILETLTSNPIKAVLLGAGVTAVIQSSSATTVMVVGFVNSGIMKLSQAVGIIMGANIGTTVTSWLLSLSGLQGDNFFIQMLKPSSFSPILAMIGIILCMSKKSDKKKDIGEILLGFAVLMYGMESMSGAVEPLADVPEFTNILTMFHNPFLGVLAGAVLTAIIQSSSASVGILQALSVTGAFTYGSVIPIIMGQNIGTCVTAMISAIGANRGAKRTAFVHLYFNVIGTILFLVLFYTGNALIGFEFTNEVVGAAGIAMIHTIFNVFATLVLLPFTKGLEKLAYLTIPKTAEEQNQKEDVFVILDDRFLNSPAFAIEQCHSLANQMAKITHEGFLEAMTVLDEYSEEKIEDVIAKENIVDTYDDKLSAYLTKLSSQNLSYKDSLKVTSLLHCLTDFERISDHSINVVENAQQMYKEGAVFSKKAKEEMKIYSTALRDILERTTNAFVDGDEALARTVEPLEEVIDELNKTVKKNHMKRLRKGKCTIELGLVLSDLAMNYERVADHCSNIAVYMMQLEDTQLEEHSFTEQLDAEESAEFTKQLNEFEKIYQI
- a CDS encoding sensor histidine kinase produces the protein MKKRINTGFMLIAAIAIVVTAVCSMFLFYQILEEQIFDDLKASAHVVSVISPNELSKDITYSLENDGLRITCVDTDGTVLYDSMEDASSMENHKERPEIAEAIKNGEGKSIRVSATSSKHTFYYALRKEDGSVVRVAKESGSIYHLVSTMSGLILAVGLMVFLMCVFYSYRLTRRLMAPIGKMADNIILVDETEVYEEMRPFISMIKKQHMDILNHAQMRQEFTANVSHELKTPLTAISGYAELIASGMTGGEDTAHFANEIHKSAERLQALINDIIKLSELDDSDLKLEFETVDLHDLGEQCIHSMQMQADKNEVTLHLEGASVPMSGNKTLLEELLFNLCSNAVRYNKKGGSVTIVTTIENTRPVLIVKDTGIGIPKEQQERVFERFYRVDKSRSKSTGGTGLGLAIVKHIVAQHDAQMTLTSEVGVGTEIKIVF